Proteins encoded together in one Citromicrobium bathyomarinum window:
- a CDS encoding capsular biosynthesis protein, whose amino-acid sequence MTEHNPIKPPKPEGGEEEKSSLLERASGAFGLSNLGAAPMPRSFDDVPMKRARPLRKTGTPAPAPAPEATPAPVPAPAPAPVEMSVEAAREEASLPVPAQPSAPPPAVIDGTANPIALAGERVEVDFASLRKAGFIDPEGQASALAEEFRIVKRQILDAIRLAGTAAARRILITSPHENEGKTFCAVNLALSLAAERDLEVVLIDADLANPSVKRVLGLPERAGLMDVLADDQARVESHVLQTDIDGLWVLPPGRQSSHASEALSSRRTAEVFERLTAQAPNRIVLVDSPPALAASPAAEIAKHVGQTILVARADRTGKTALEDAAQLLSACPDIKLVLNGANFSPSGRRFGSYYG is encoded by the coding sequence ATGACCGAGCATAACCCCATCAAACCGCCCAAGCCCGAGGGTGGCGAGGAAGAGAAGAGCTCGCTGCTTGAGCGCGCAAGCGGCGCGTTCGGCCTGAGCAATCTGGGCGCAGCCCCGATGCCGCGCAGCTTCGACGACGTGCCGATGAAGCGCGCGCGTCCGCTGCGCAAGACGGGTACGCCCGCACCCGCGCCTGCGCCCGAGGCGACGCCCGCGCCCGTTCCCGCACCTGCGCCCGCACCGGTCGAGATGTCGGTCGAAGCGGCGCGTGAAGAGGCGAGCCTGCCGGTTCCGGCGCAGCCGTCCGCTCCGCCGCCTGCGGTGATCGATGGCACTGCAAACCCAATCGCGCTTGCGGGCGAGCGGGTGGAGGTCGACTTCGCATCGCTGCGCAAGGCCGGATTTATCGATCCCGAGGGGCAGGCATCCGCGCTGGCGGAGGAATTCCGCATCGTGAAGCGCCAGATCCTTGACGCGATCCGGCTGGCAGGCACCGCAGCCGCGCGCCGCATCCTGATCACCTCGCCGCACGAGAACGAGGGCAAGACCTTCTGCGCGGTCAATCTGGCGCTGTCGCTGGCGGCAGAGCGCGATCTCGAAGTGGTTCTGATCGACGCCGATCTGGCCAATCCTTCGGTCAAGCGCGTGCTCGGGCTGCCCGAACGTGCCGGGCTTATGGACGTGCTCGCAGATGATCAGGCGCGCGTCGAAAGCCACGTGCTGCAAACCGATATAGACGGGTTGTGGGTGCTGCCCCCGGGCCGCCAGTCGAGCCACGCGAGCGAGGCTTTGTCGAGCCGCCGCACCGCCGAGGTGTTCGAACGGCTGACCGCGCAGGCGCCCAACCGGATCGTGCTGGTCGACAGCCCGCCCGCGCTTGCCGCCTCGCCCGCCGCCGAAATCGCCAAGCATGTCGGCCAGACGATCCTGGTCGCCCGCGCGGACCGCACCGGCAAGACCGCGCTGGAAGATGCAGCGCAGCTGCTGTCGGCCTGCCCGGACATCAAGCTGGTGCTCAATGGCGCCAATTTCAGCCCAAGCGGTCGCCGTTTCGGGAGTTACTACGGATGA
- a CDS encoding XrtA system polysaccharide chain length determinant, with the protein MNDLFDEVRSALYSAWSRKWLALGVAWAVCLAGWLFVASIPNTYESHAKIFVQLDDVLSKQIGIAGSDMTDIARVKQRIASASTLGEVIKSTKLGENVRTPRDMENAIGSLAQRVQVRSQEDNLFEITAAMGRSDYTDAENAKLAQDVVVKMLEIFRQANVEGTRGEVSDAVALLDQQLDQRAKELEKAEARRTEFEAQHPELIGGSAAISGRLQNARTEMRGVDADLAAAQSALAAITGQLASTPKTISGGGANGGGSALQQAETQVAQLRARGLKNDHPDMQTALRQLQLLRQMGGDAATAGGMPNPAYSSLVSIRAERQANVQALLARKAALQADISMTMADQVSEPGLAAEAQRIGRDYEVLKNKYDELLQDREEMELRSQVESERSSFRFDIIDAPGISTKPAAPNRPILLVAVMVLGVGAGLGSAILLTLLRSTFSTADGLKKSLGLPVLGTISNIVPPERKAVEDRRMRLFYAGSGALAGLLVVLLGIEFIQVGQVIA; encoded by the coding sequence GTGAACGATCTCTTCGACGAAGTGCGCTCGGCGCTCTATTCGGCCTGGAGCCGGAAATGGCTGGCGCTGGGCGTGGCCTGGGCGGTGTGCCTGGCGGGCTGGCTGTTCGTCGCCTCGATCCCCAACACCTATGAAAGCCATGCGAAGATCTTCGTCCAGCTGGACGACGTGCTGTCCAAACAGATCGGCATTGCGGGCAGCGACATGACCGATATTGCACGGGTCAAGCAGCGCATCGCCAGCGCATCGACGCTGGGTGAAGTGATCAAATCGACCAAACTGGGCGAGAACGTGCGCACCCCGCGCGACATGGAAAATGCGATTGGGAGCCTTGCCCAGCGGGTCCAGGTGCGCAGCCAGGAAGACAACCTGTTCGAAATCACGGCGGCCATGGGCCGGAGCGATTACACCGATGCCGAGAACGCCAAGCTCGCGCAGGACGTCGTGGTCAAGATGCTGGAAATCTTCCGCCAGGCCAATGTCGAGGGCACGCGCGGCGAAGTGAGCGACGCGGTCGCGCTGCTCGACCAGCAGCTCGACCAGCGCGCCAAGGAACTGGAAAAGGCCGAGGCGCGGCGGACGGAGTTCGAGGCCCAGCATCCCGAGCTGATCGGCGGATCTGCTGCGATCTCGGGCAGGTTGCAGAACGCGCGCACCGAAATGCGTGGGGTCGACGCCGATCTGGCAGCGGCGCAGAGCGCGCTGGCGGCGATCACCGGCCAGCTGGCGAGCACGCCGAAGACGATTTCGGGTGGCGGTGCCAATGGTGGCGGCAGCGCGTTGCAGCAGGCCGAAACGCAGGTTGCCCAGTTGCGCGCGCGGGGCCTCAAGAACGATCATCCCGACATGCAGACCGCGCTGCGCCAGTTGCAGTTGCTGCGCCAGATGGGCGGCGATGCGGCCACCGCAGGCGGCATGCCCAACCCGGCCTACAGCTCGCTCGTCTCCATCCGGGCGGAGCGGCAGGCCAATGTGCAGGCGCTGCTGGCACGCAAGGCCGCGTTGCAGGCCGATATCTCGATGACGATGGCCGATCAGGTCAGCGAGCCGGGCCTGGCTGCCGAAGCGCAGCGGATCGGGCGCGATTACGAGGTGCTGAAGAACAAGTACGACGAACTGCTGCAGGACCGCGAGGAGATGGAACTGCGCAGCCAGGTGGAAAGCGAGCGCAGCTCCTTCCGCTTCGACATCATCGATGCACCCGGCATCTCGACCAAGCCGGCCGCGCCCAATCGCCCGATCCTGCTGGTCGCGGTGATGGTGCTGGGCGTGGGCGCGGGGCTGGGCAGTGCGATTTTGCTGACCCTGCTGCGTTCGACCTTCTCGACCGCCGACGGACTCAAGAAATCGCTCGGCCTGCCGGTGCTCGGGACGATCTCGAACATCGTGCCGCCCGAACGCAAGGCGGTCGAGGATCGGCGCATGCGTCTGTTCTACGCAGGTTCGGGCGCGCTCGCGGGGCTGCTGGTGGTCCTGCTGGGGATCGAATTCATTCAAGTCGGTCAGGTGATCGCATGA
- a CDS encoding XrtA/PEP-CTERM system exopolysaccharide export protein gives MRSRAIARLTALFLGLFALSACMSSGGPQLPPAAFVATQEGPSQEYVIGPLDELSINVWRNPELSAQNIQVRPDGRISIPLVTDMPAVGKTPAMLQEDIRLHLSQFIEQPIVSVIVNKFAGTFSQQVRIIGATEKPASIPYRANMTVLDAMIAVGGLSEFAAGNKAKLIRFDPRIGRQREYALRLSDLLRRGDSKANVMLAPGDVIIIPESMF, from the coding sequence ATGCGCTCTCGCGCGATTGCCCGACTAACAGCGCTCTTTCTGGGGCTTTTTGCTCTCTCCGCCTGCATGAGCAGCGGCGGCCCGCAGCTGCCCCCGGCAGCCTTCGTCGCCACGCAGGAAGGGCCGAGCCAGGAATATGTGATCGGCCCGCTGGACGAGCTTTCGATCAATGTCTGGCGCAACCCCGAACTCAGCGCGCAGAACATCCAGGTCCGCCCCGACGGGCGTATCTCGATCCCGCTGGTCACCGACATGCCTGCCGTGGGCAAGACCCCGGCCATGCTGCAGGAGGATATCCGCCTGCACCTGTCGCAGTTCATCGAGCAGCCGATCGTCTCGGTCATCGTGAACAAGTTCGCAGGCACGTTCAGCCAGCAGGTGCGGATCATCGGCGCGACAGAAAAGCCCGCCTCGATCCCCTACCGCGCCAACATGACCGTGCTCGACGCGATGATCGCGGTCGGCGGCCTCAGCGAATTCGCGGCGGGCAACAAGGCGAAGCTGATCCGCTTCGATCCGCGCATCGGGCGCCAGCGCGAATATGCGCTGCGCCTGTCCGATCTGCTGCGGCGCGGCGACAGCAAGGCCAACGTCATGCTCGCGCCCGGTGACGTGATCATCATTCCCGAAAGCATGTTCTGA
- a CDS encoding pyridoxal-dependent decarboxylase, exosortase A system-associated: MSIERRRRDPNAAKPLGPIPQGFEAIDGELAIGGRKASDLVAEAGDTPLFVYSRDMLDARMAALRAAMPESLAIHFAVKANPHPDVIAHMAGLVDGFDLASGGELAILQGVGIDGAHISFAGPGKRPREIRAAIEAGVTLNCESETEAERALEIGRDLGIQPKVAVRVNPDFDMRGSGMKMGGGAKQFGLDAQRVPALIRHLIDGGAQWRGLHIYTGSQTLEADAVIETQGHVLDLAARIAREVGQPCPALNLGGGFGIPYFAGNEPLDIGAIGAALGDRFANLPEELAETEMAIELGRYLVGEAGVYLAQIVDRKESQGEIFLITDGGLHHQLAASGNFGAVVRRNYPLAIATKFDAPAVEVANVVGCLCTPLDRLADKAELPRAEVGDLVAVFCAGAYGASASPMHFLGQGPALEILV; this comes from the coding sequence ATGAGCATCGAACGTCGCAGGCGCGATCCCAATGCGGCCAAGCCGCTCGGCCCGATCCCGCAGGGGTTCGAGGCGATTGACGGCGAACTGGCGATCGGCGGGCGCAAGGCGAGCGATCTGGTCGCCGAAGCGGGCGACACGCCGCTGTTCGTCTATTCGCGCGACATGCTCGACGCGCGCATGGCGGCCTTGCGCGCGGCCATGCCGGAAAGCCTCGCGATTCATTTCGCGGTCAAAGCCAACCCGCACCCCGATGTGATCGCCCACATGGCCGGGCTGGTCGACGGGTTCGATCTTGCCTCGGGCGGGGAACTGGCGATCCTGCAAGGCGTCGGGATCGACGGCGCGCACATCAGCTTTGCCGGGCCGGGCAAGCGCCCGCGCGAGATTCGCGCGGCGATCGAAGCGGGCGTGACGCTCAACTGCGAAAGCGAGACCGAGGCTGAGCGTGCCCTCGAAATCGGCCGGGATCTGGGCATTCAGCCGAAGGTCGCGGTGCGGGTGAACCCCGATTTCGACATGCGCGGATCGGGCATGAAGATGGGCGGCGGGGCCAAGCAGTTCGGGCTGGATGCGCAGCGCGTTCCCGCGCTGATCCGCCATCTGATCGATGGCGGGGCGCAGTGGCGCGGCCTGCACATTTACACCGGCAGCCAGACGCTGGAGGCCGACGCGGTGATCGAAACGCAGGGCCATGTGCTCGACCTCGCAGCCCGGATCGCGCGCGAGGTGGGCCAACCGTGCCCCGCGCTTAATCTGGGCGGCGGTTTCGGCATCCCCTATTTTGCGGGCAACGAACCACTCGACATCGGCGCGATCGGCGCGGCGCTGGGCGATCGTTTCGCGAATTTACCCGAAGAACTGGCCGAGACCGAGATGGCGATCGAGCTGGGCCGCTATCTGGTCGGTGAGGCGGGGGTTTACCTCGCACAGATCGTCGACCGGAAGGAAAGCCAGGGCGAGATTTTCCTGATTACCGACGGCGGATTGCACCATCAGCTGGCCGCATCGGGCAATTTCGGGGCGGTTGTCCGGCGCAATTATCCGCTCGCCATCGCGACGAAGTTCGACGCTCCTGCCGTCGAGGTCGCGAATGTCGTCGGGTGCCTGTGCACCCCGCTGGATCGGCTGGCCGACAAGGCAGAGCTGCCGCGTGCCGAGGTCGGCGATCTGGTCGCGGTGTTCTGCGCCGGGGCCTATGGCGCGTCCGCTTCGCCGATGCACTTCCTCGGTCAGGGACCTGCGCTGGAGATACTGGTCTGA
- a CDS encoding acyl-CoA ligase (AMP-forming), exosortase A system-associated: MTQSDPTPFPIDHVIEHGGDADPALALRDGTLSYADLRTRVGRLAAWLKSQIPEAGARIASWSAKGELTCLLPLAAPRAGLVHVPINPMLKRAQVAHILADSGAAMLIGTPARLSTLEQDDLPAGCAQVEESAALEAAKACDPLPKSAADPQTIAAILYTSGSTGKPKGVVLSHANLWLGAVSVAHYLKLRSDDVTLAVLPLAFDYGQNQLLSTWRAGGCVAPLDYLMPRDVTKAVAKHRATTLAAVPPLWRQLVEAKWEEGAGDSLKRLTNSGGALTPDLIDAMRATWPAADIYPMYGLTEAFRSTFLDPGLVATHPTSMGKAVPFAEVLVVNEAGGPAAPGEEGELVHCGPLVAQGYWQDPERTAERYKPAPAHSEYGGMAVWSGDYVKRDADGLLYFVGRRDAMIKSAGNRISPQEIEDAALATGLVADAVAFGVADAKLGQAVHLVVRGAGEVDALKAALKRDLPSFMQPHAIEWREDLPLNPNGKIDRPALFREVSERLAA; encoded by the coding sequence ATGACCCAGTCCGATCCGACCCCTTTCCCGATCGACCATGTTATCGAACACGGCGGCGATGCGGACCCGGCGCTGGCTCTGCGCGACGGCACCCTTAGCTATGCCGACTTAAGAACCCGTGTCGGTCGGCTGGCGGCGTGGCTGAAATCGCAGATTCCGGAAGCAGGCGCGCGGATCGCGAGCTGGTCCGCCAAGGGCGAGCTGACCTGCCTGCTGCCGCTGGCCGCCCCGCGTGCCGGGCTGGTCCACGTGCCGATCAACCCGATGCTCAAGCGCGCGCAGGTCGCGCATATTCTGGCGGACAGCGGCGCTGCCATGCTGATCGGCACGCCCGCGCGGCTTTCCACGCTGGAGCAGGACGATCTGCCTGCCGGGTGCGCGCAGGTAGAGGAAAGCGCGGCGCTGGAGGCGGCGAAGGCCTGCGATCCGCTGCCCAAATCCGCCGCCGACCCGCAGACCATCGCCGCGATCCTCTATACCAGCGGGTCGACCGGCAAGCCCAAGGGCGTGGTGCTGAGCCACGCAAACCTGTGGCTGGGCGCGGTCAGCGTGGCGCATTACCTCAAGCTGCGCAGCGACGACGTGACGCTCGCGGTGCTGCCGCTGGCGTTCGATTACGGCCAGAACCAGCTGCTTTCGACGTGGCGCGCGGGCGGCTGTGTCGCCCCGCTCGACTATCTGATGCCGCGCGATGTGACCAAGGCGGTGGCGAAACATCGCGCCACCACGCTCGCCGCCGTGCCGCCGCTATGGCGCCAGCTGGTGGAGGCGAAGTGGGAAGAGGGGGCGGGTGACAGCCTCAAACGCCTGACCAATTCCGGCGGCGCGCTGACGCCCGACCTGATCGACGCGATGCGTGCGACCTGGCCCGCTGCCGATATCTATCCGATGTACGGCCTGACCGAGGCGTTCCGTTCCACCTTCCTCGATCCCGGACTGGTCGCGACGCACCCCACCTCGATGGGCAAGGCGGTGCCCTTTGCCGAGGTGCTGGTGGTGAACGAGGCGGGCGGCCCCGCCGCGCCGGGCGAAGAGGGCGAACTGGTCCATTGCGGGCCTCTGGTCGCACAAGGATACTGGCAGGACCCCGAGCGGACGGCGGAGCGATACAAGCCGGCCCCCGCGCATTCCGAATATGGCGGAATGGCCGTGTGGTCGGGCGACTATGTGAAGCGCGATGCGGACGGGTTGCTCTATTTCGTCGGGCGGCGCGACGCGATGATCAAGAGCGCTGGCAACCGGATCAGCCCGCAGGAGATAGAGGACGCAGCGCTCGCCACCGGGCTGGTCGCAGATGCGGTGGCGTTCGGCGTGGCCGATGCGAAGCTGGGCCAGGCGGTCCATCTGGTGGTGCGCGGCGCGGGCGAGGTCGATGCATTGAAAGCCGCGCTCAAACGCGATCTGCCCAGCTTCATGCAGCCCCACGCAATCGAATGGCGCGAGGACCTGCCGCTCAACCCCAATGGCAAGATCGACCGGCCCGCGTTGTTCCGTGAAGTCAGCGAAAGGCTCGCCGCATGA
- a CDS encoding GNAT family N-acetyltransferase: MQATPQQACGCACPSPFERPEWYALLADSRPHAFFKRVETGGSHATIALNRTDGRIEALRNWYAFTWRPVVPAGDAGDAMLEALARDLKREAPRVTLWPLPDEDGSATRLAAAFRKAGWQVSLTQCDENHVLPVAGRSFAEYWASRPGRLRTTLKRKAKKVEIEIVKHFDANLWSDYENIYAESWKPSEDEPDLLRRFAQDEGAAGRIRLGVARADGVAVAAQFWTVENSVAYIHKLAHLESAKPISPGTTLSAALFEHVIDRDNVTLVDFGTGSDSYKADWMEQVRPRFLLDALDPAQPAAWPALAKRASRAILARGNTPR, from the coding sequence GTGCAAGCAACACCGCAGCAAGCCTGTGGGTGCGCCTGCCCGTCTCCGTTCGAGCGGCCCGAGTGGTACGCCCTGCTCGCCGATTCGCGCCCGCACGCCTTTTTCAAGCGGGTCGAGACGGGCGGCAGCCACGCAACGATCGCACTCAACCGCACCGACGGACGCATCGAAGCCCTGCGCAACTGGTACGCCTTCACCTGGCGCCCGGTGGTGCCCGCCGGTGACGCAGGCGATGCGATGCTGGAGGCACTGGCACGCGACCTGAAGCGCGAGGCGCCGCGCGTGACGCTCTGGCCGCTGCCCGACGAGGACGGCAGCGCCACCCGCCTCGCCGCCGCATTCCGCAAGGCCGGCTGGCAGGTCTCGCTGACCCAGTGTGACGAGAACCATGTGCTGCCGGTCGCGGGCCGCAGCTTCGCCGAATACTGGGCCAGTCGCCCGGGTCGCCTCCGCACCACGCTCAAGCGCAAGGCCAAGAAGGTCGAGATCGAAATCGTCAAGCATTTCGATGCAAACCTCTGGTCCGATTACGAAAACATCTACGCCGAGAGCTGGAAGCCGAGCGAGGACGAGCCCGATCTGCTGCGCCGTTTCGCGCAGGACGAAGGCGCGGCGGGGCGCATCCGGCTGGGTGTCGCGCGCGCCGATGGCGTGGCCGTCGCGGCGCAGTTCTGGACCGTCGAGAACTCCGTCGCCTACATCCACAAGCTCGCCCATCTGGAAAGCGCCAAGCCGATTTCGCCCGGCACCACGCTGTCGGCCGCGCTGTTCGAGCATGTGATCGACCGTGATAATGTCACGCTGGTGGACTTCGGCACGGGCTCCGATTCCTACAAGGCGGACTGGATGGAACAGGTGCGCCCGCGCTTCCTGCTCGACGCGCTGGACCCGGCGCAGCCCGCAGCATGGCCTGCGCTCGCGAAACGCGCATCGCGCGCGATCCTTGCAAGAGGCAACACCCCCCGCTAG
- a CDS encoding acyl carrier protein produces MTAQTSAPADPTGPARSKIDETLRAILRDVLGLSDERAAELTPDSGLFGHLPELDSQAVADLLTEMEDRFDIIIEDDEVDGDHLETYGGLLALAEAKTASN; encoded by the coding sequence ATGACCGCCCAGACTTCAGCGCCTGCGGACCCGACCGGGCCCGCCCGCAGCAAGATCGACGAGACCCTGCGCGCAATCCTGCGCGACGTACTCGGCCTGTCGGACGAACGCGCCGCCGAACTGACGCCCGATAGCGGCCTGTTCGGCCATCTGCCCGAACTCGACAGCCAGGCGGTCGCCGACCTGCTGACCGAGATGGAAGACCGGTTCGACATTATCATCGAGGATGACGAGGTCGATGGCGACCATCTGGAAACCTATGGCGGGCTGCTCGCCCTTGCCGAGGCCAAGACCGCCAGCAACTGA
- a CDS encoding hydrolase 1, exosortase A system-associated — MSRRLHLTFNCEGSTLAGTLDTAPLTTGLLLVSGGNELRSGAFRGQARLAQTIAKRGFPVFRYDRRGVGDSEGENLGFTQSEPDIRAAIEAFRAIAPQVKRIVAYGNCDAASALMLAGGAGCDALVLSNPWTIEDEDDDTPPPQAIRARYLQKLGNPSEVARLLRGGVNLRKLAGGLIRAARPAPAASDLAGRMRKGLETFDGPVSILLASADRTAQVFDGIWDKDDVRVARCEGASHAFVEPRAREWLDAKIVDMLRG, encoded by the coding sequence ATGAGCCGCCGCCTTCACCTGACCTTCAATTGCGAGGGATCGACCCTCGCCGGCACGCTCGACACCGCGCCGCTGACCACCGGCCTGCTGCTGGTGAGCGGCGGTAACGAGCTGCGCAGCGGCGCGTTTCGCGGGCAGGCGCGGCTGGCGCAGACCATCGCCAAACGCGGCTTCCCCGTGTTCCGGTACGACCGCCGCGGGGTCGGCGACAGCGAGGGCGAGAACCTGGGCTTCACCCAGTCCGAACCCGATATTCGCGCCGCGATCGAGGCGTTTCGCGCGATCGCTCCGCAAGTGAAGCGGATCGTGGCCTATGGCAATTGCGATGCGGCGAGCGCGCTGATGCTGGCGGGCGGCGCGGGCTGCGATGCGCTGGTGCTGAGCAATCCGTGGACGATCGAGGACGAGGACGACGATACCCCGCCCCCGCAGGCGATCCGCGCGCGCTATCTGCAAAAGCTTGGCAACCCGTCCGAAGTGGCGCGCCTGCTGCGCGGTGGCGTCAACCTGCGCAAGCTGGCGGGCGGCCTGATCCGCGCCGCGCGCCCCGCCCCTGCGGCGAGCGACCTGGCAGGCCGGATGCGCAAGGGGCTTGAGACGTTCGACGGGCCGGTCAGCATCCTGCTCGCCAGCGCAGACCGCACCGCACAGGTGTTCGACGGGATCTGGGACAAGGACGATGTCCGCGTGGCGCGCTGCGAAGGCGCGAGCCATGCCTTCGTCGAGCCGCGCGCGCGCGAGTGGCTCGATGCGAAGATCGTGGACATGCTGCGGGGCTAG
- a CDS encoding class I SAM-dependent RNA methyltransferase has protein sequence MSEAVEQIIRIAAKGDGVTASGRHVKGTVPGDMVGADGLVEHGPHHIDPPCRHFPRCGGCELQQADEAALAEFVGQRVAFAAESQELVPDTLTAPHLSPPRSRRRATLHARRAGKKVVIGFRERGSHQIVDMAECHILAPALFALVDPLRALLAHWPGKLAVDISLTLADQGVTAEIRDISPENLAQTEALSDFAREQGLARLSIDDGYGPEPVWEPEPVTVTLGGVPVSLPHGAFLQPTADGEAALLSAAKEWCGDAATIADLFSGLGTFAFALAGPAKVLAAEADRAAHLACQAAARASGKPVHSLHRDLFRDPLTAAEISRFDCVLLDPPRAGARNQADMIDQSSVRRVVYISCNPQSWARDARRLADGDFRLAELRPVGQFRWSTHVELASLFVRD, from the coding sequence GTGAGCGAGGCCGTGGAACAGATCATCCGCATCGCCGCCAAGGGCGATGGCGTGACCGCGAGCGGTCGCCACGTGAAGGGGACAGTGCCCGGCGACATGGTGGGCGCCGACGGGCTCGTCGAGCATGGTCCCCACCATATCGACCCGCCATGCCGCCATTTCCCGCGCTGCGGCGGGTGCGAGTTGCAGCAGGCGGACGAGGCGGCGCTGGCCGAGTTCGTCGGCCAGCGGGTCGCGTTCGCTGCCGAATCGCAGGAGCTGGTGCCGGACACGCTCACCGCGCCGCATCTCTCGCCGCCGCGCAGCCGAAGGCGCGCGACATTGCATGCGCGGCGCGCGGGCAAGAAAGTGGTGATCGGCTTTCGCGAGCGGGGATCGCACCAGATCGTCGATATGGCCGAATGTCACATCCTCGCGCCCGCATTGTTCGCGCTGGTCGATCCGCTGCGCGCGCTGCTGGCCCATTGGCCGGGCAAGCTGGCGGTGGATATTTCGCTGACGCTGGCGGATCAGGGCGTGACGGCGGAAATCCGGGATATCTCGCCCGAGAACCTCGCCCAGACCGAAGCACTGTCCGATTTCGCCCGCGAGCAGGGCCTCGCGCGCCTGTCGATCGACGACGGCTACGGCCCGGAGCCCGTATGGGAGCCTGAGCCGGTGACGGTCACGCTGGGCGGCGTGCCGGTCTCCCTGCCGCATGGCGCGTTCCTCCAGCCAACCGCCGATGGCGAGGCCGCGCTGCTGTCTGCTGCGAAGGAATGGTGCGGCGATGCTGCGACCATCGCAGACCTGTTTTCGGGGCTGGGCACCTTCGCCTTCGCACTGGCCGGCCCGGCCAAGGTGCTGGCGGCGGAGGCTGATCGCGCGGCGCATCTCGCCTGTCAGGCGGCGGCGCGCGCGTCGGGCAAACCCGTCCATTCGCTGCACCGCGACCTGTTCCGCGATCCGCTGACCGCGGCCGAAATCTCCCGCTTCGACTGCGTGCTGCTCGACCCGCCGCGTGCCGGCGCGCGCAACCAGGCGGACATGATTGACCAAAGCAGTGTGCGGCGCGTGGTCTATATCAGCTGCAATCCGCAAAGCTGGGCGCGCGATGCGCGGCGGCTGGCCGATGGCGACTTTCGCCTCGCAGAGCTGCGCCCGGTGGGCCAGTTCCGCTGGTCGACCCATGTCGAACTGGCGAGCCTGTTCGTGCGGGATTAG
- a CDS encoding bifunctional ADP-dependent NAD(P)H-hydrate dehydratase/NAD(P)H-hydrate epimerase, which produces MRAAETALFDAGVEEWALMSQAGHGAAEWIARLAAGGPVTVLCGPGHNGGDGYVAAAALKARGLTVKVVAPISPQTDLARHAASTFDGEVLSDAEGVRGTAFVDAMFGIGLSRPLSDEHRALIRDLHASHDRAVALDVPSGVDCDTGDVVGGEGDDMPRYALTLAFGAWKPAHFSGPALASIGAARLVDIGVPDRGGAMRLSLPERIAPPAFDAHKYTRGLVAVVGGAMAGASLMASRAAALAGAGYVKWLSEHDHPGHPPDLVKDNAPLADALGDERIGALLIGPGLGRDDAARERLEAAVRSGHPLVLDADALVLLMAEILAAKGDAPILLTPHEGELSHLCDAFDVAGDTKRERALALSQATGCAVLAKGADTLLASAEDVRFFPPASRWLSVAGSGDVLAGICAARLAATGDAMQAACEAVQLHGRAARHAGAGFTATMLAEAVHPALEDML; this is translated from the coding sequence ATGCGCGCTGCCGAGACGGCGCTGTTCGACGCGGGGGTGGAGGAATGGGCGCTGATGAGCCAGGCGGGCCACGGCGCAGCGGAATGGATCGCGCGGCTTGCGGCCGGCGGACCTGTCACCGTGCTGTGCGGGCCGGGGCATAATGGCGGTGACGGCTATGTCGCGGCGGCTGCGCTCAAGGCGCGCGGGCTGACGGTGAAGGTGGTCGCGCCGATTTCTCCCCAGACCGATCTTGCCCGCCACGCCGCGAGCACGTTCGACGGAGAGGTTCTTTCCGACGCCGAAGGCGTGAGAGGGACGGCGTTCGTCGATGCCATGTTCGGCATTGGCCTGTCGCGCCCGCTCTCGGACGAGCATCGCGCGCTGATCCGCGATCTGCACGCCTCGCATGACCGCGCGGTCGCGCTCGATGTGCCCAGCGGGGTGGATTGCGACACTGGTGATGTGGTCGGCGGCGAGGGCGATGATATGCCCCGCTATGCCCTGACGCTGGCGTTCGGCGCGTGGAAGCCCGCGCATTTCAGCGGCCCGGCGCTGGCGAGCATCGGCGCGGCGCGGCTGGTCGATATCGGCGTGCCCGATCGCGGCGGGGCGATGCGCCTGTCTCTGCCCGAGCGTATCGCGCCGCCCGCGTTCGACGCGCACAAATACACCCGCGGCCTGGTCGCGGTGGTCGGTGGGGCGATGGCGGGCGCCAGCCTGATGGCGTCGCGCGCCGCCGCGCTGGCGGGGGCGGGCTACGTCAAATGGCTGAGCGAGCATGACCATCCCGGCCACCCGCCCGATCTGGTGAAGGACAATGCTCCCCTCGCCGACGCGCTGGGGGACGAGCGGATCGGGGCCTTGCTGATCGGGCCGGGACTGGGCCGCGACGATGCCGCGCGCGAGCGGCTTGAGGCGGCGGTGCGCAGCGGCCATCCGCTGGTGCTCGACGCCGATGCGCTGGTCCTGCTGATGGCCGAGATACTCGCCGCGAAGGGCGATGCGCCGATCCTGCTGACCCCGCACGAGGGCGAACTGTCGCACCTGTGCGATGCCTTCGACGTCGCGGGCGATACCAAGCGGGAGCGTGCGCTCGCACTGTCGCAGGCGACCGGCTGTGCCGTACTCGCCAAGGGCGCCGACACGCTGCTGGCATCGGCCGAAGATGTGCGCTTCTTCCCTCCCGCCTCGCGCTGGCTGTCGGTTGCCGGGTCGGGTGATGTGCTCGCCGGAATCTGCGCCGCGCGTCTGGCGGCGACCGGAGATGCGATGCAGGCCGCGTGCGAGGCGGTGCAGCTGCATGGCCGCGCGGCGCGTCATGCGGGGGCGGGCTTCACCGCCACGATGCTCGCCGAAGCGGTCCATCCCGCGCTGGAGGACATGCTGTGA